In Desulfosediminicola ganghwensis, a single window of DNA contains:
- a CDS encoding ADP-ribosylglycohydrolase family protein, which produces MKRQLSFHDRLDGAIYGMFIGDALAMPVHWYYDTEALCRDYGQVHDYLAPKNPHPDSILWRSSYTPPNSKADILHDQAQYWGRRGIHYHQFLDAGENTLNLKLAHELFDFLQQEPEYSAEKWLNRLIDFLITPGTHNDTYVEEYLRHFFINYGHGVHPLACGRTDEHHIGGLSQMLPVLLHYADEPERACPAALDHLKLTHRGSIMETGAEITANILISTLKGEPLPEAIHRSCSKSASGIARHNYKHLLDFPDDTVIRRHFSSACYMDQSLPATIYLALKYSEDPEQGLIANTMAGGDNVGRGTVLGAFLGAAKGMEGFPERWISGLKTKPTLSHH; this is translated from the coding sequence ATGAAGAGACAGCTCTCTTTTCATGACAGGCTAGATGGTGCCATCTATGGCATGTTCATTGGTGATGCCCTGGCCATGCCGGTGCACTGGTATTATGACACCGAGGCCCTCTGTAGGGATTATGGTCAGGTTCATGACTATCTCGCACCTAAAAATCCGCATCCGGATTCTATCCTCTGGAGATCTTCATACACTCCCCCGAATTCCAAAGCGGATATTCTCCATGACCAGGCACAATATTGGGGTCGGCGCGGCATTCATTACCACCAGTTTTTAGATGCTGGAGAAAACACCCTGAACCTGAAATTAGCACACGAGTTGTTTGATTTTCTACAGCAGGAACCTGAATATTCCGCTGAAAAATGGCTGAATCGGCTGATTGATTTCCTTATCACTCCAGGCACGCATAATGATACCTATGTTGAGGAGTACCTCCGTCACTTCTTTATCAACTATGGGCATGGTGTCCACCCTCTTGCCTGCGGCAGAACCGACGAACACCATATTGGCGGCCTGTCGCAGATGCTGCCTGTTCTACTCCACTATGCCGACGAACCTGAAAGAGCCTGCCCTGCCGCCCTCGATCATCTCAAACTTACCCATCGTGGCTCGATTATGGAGACCGGTGCCGAAATTACTGCAAACATTCTCATCAGTACCCTGAAGGGCGAGCCGTTGCCCGAGGCGATTCATCGCTCCTGCAGTAAATCGGCTTCAGGTATCGCCCGTCATAATTACAAACATTTACTCGATTTTCCTGATGATACCGTAATCAGACGTCACTTCTCCTCCGCCTGCTATATGGATCAGTCCCTGCCGGCAACGATTTATCTGGCGCTAAAATATAGTGAAGATCCAGAACAGGGACTTATTGCCAACACCATGGCTGGTGGAGATAATGTGGGGAGAGGAACGGTACTCGGAGCATTCCTTGGAGCAGCAAAAGGTATGGAGGGATTTCCAGAGCGCTGGATCTCCGGCCTGAAGACCAAACCAACACTATCACATCACTGA
- a CDS encoding S8 family serine peptidase, which translates to MGAFETPCTGKGIGVAVLDSGIDPAHPPFSGVQLTKRNFTTKGDDDQNGHENHCAGTI; encoded by the coding sequence GTGGGAGCTTTTGAGACACCCTGCACCGGCAAAGGTATCGGGGTGGCAGTGCTGGACAGTGGTATTGACCCGGCCCACCCTCCCTTCTCCGGGGTGCAGCTGACGAAAAGAAATTTCACCACAAAAGGCGATGATGATCAGAACGGCCACGAAAATCACTGCGCCGGAACTATTTAA
- a CDS encoding NAD(P)/FAD-dependent oxidoreductase, with protein MEYDVIIVGAGLAGLACARAVHRRKKSFILLEAEEQPGGRVRTDREQGFLLDRGFQVLQTAYPEAQKTLDYQRLDLRSYPSGIVIRANDRFHTIADPRRHPSQLLATATSPIGSVRDRYLVLKLAIAVRGVTLPDIFQEEEQPTIDFLEQWGFSHQFIQQFFQPFFAGACLDPEIRASSRVLKYIMRMFAAGDVAVPAKGMGQIAAQLAAELPQENIRYVSRVTSITNGSVTLQYGTTLHARMIVLATPLPMVKELLKTVSEPAEPAPQARSPLGETCLYFNAGEWRPPSKIPFLILNGEGQGPVNNLAFPSLIAPDYAPNNETLVAVVSLRNETSPELENQIREQLASWFGTEVNHWQLLRTMHIPYGLPNQEPPTANPYQLPLSYDTRIRICGEYRSLPSIQWALLSGRKTGEIICDEL; from the coding sequence ATGGAGTACGACGTTATCATCGTAGGCGCAGGCCTGGCAGGACTCGCCTGTGCCAGGGCCGTACACCGGAGGAAAAAATCATTTATTTTACTTGAAGCTGAAGAACAACCCGGCGGCAGGGTTCGCACTGACAGGGAGCAGGGGTTTCTACTGGACCGCGGTTTCCAGGTGTTGCAAACCGCTTACCCGGAAGCGCAAAAGACCCTTGACTACCAGCGACTCGATCTCCGCTCCTATCCGTCCGGGATAGTAATCAGGGCCAACGACAGGTTTCATACCATCGCCGATCCACGCCGTCATCCGAGCCAGTTGCTGGCCACAGCAACTTCCCCAATCGGCAGCGTCAGAGACAGATATCTGGTACTTAAACTGGCCATTGCTGTTCGCGGGGTCACACTGCCGGATATTTTTCAGGAAGAGGAGCAACCCACCATCGATTTTCTTGAGCAATGGGGGTTCTCACACCAATTCATCCAACAGTTTTTCCAACCTTTTTTTGCAGGCGCATGCCTCGATCCGGAAATCCGGGCCTCCAGCCGGGTGTTGAAATATATCATGCGTATGTTCGCAGCAGGCGATGTGGCGGTTCCCGCCAAAGGAATGGGCCAGATAGCCGCCCAGTTGGCAGCTGAGCTGCCCCAGGAAAACATCCGCTACGTCAGTCGGGTGACAAGTATCACGAATGGATCGGTCACCTTGCAATACGGCACAACCCTGCACGCAAGAATGATCGTACTGGCGACTCCTTTGCCAATGGTCAAAGAGTTACTCAAAACCGTTTCTGAACCAGCAGAACCAGCGCCTCAGGCTCGTTCGCCCCTTGGCGAAACCTGCCTGTACTTTAACGCAGGAGAATGGCGCCCGCCTTCCAAAATCCCTTTTCTCATACTGAACGGTGAGGGCCAGGGCCCGGTCAACAACCTCGCCTTCCCCAGTCTCATTGCACCGGACTATGCCCCCAACAACGAAACTCTGGTTGCAGTGGTCAGCCTGAGAAATGAAACTTCACCAGAACTCGAAAACCAGATCAGAGAGCAACTCGCAAGTTGGTTTGGCACAGAGGTTAACCACTGGCAACTTCTGCGGACAATGCATATTCCCTATGGTCTGCCAAACCAGGAACCACCAACTGCCAACCCGTACCAGCTGCCACTCAGCTACGATACCAGAATACGCATCTGCGGCGAATA
- a CDS encoding ABC transporter permease yields MQPRDILKLSLTSLLDQRLRSFLTILGIAVGIASVVLLTSIGEGIHRFTLAEFTQFGTNLIGINPGKATTLGTSGAVINNVRPLSMEDEEALARIPGVVDTVSVVQGNGAVKFGKRSRRTTIYGVGPAATRVWQLPVAQGRFLPADDNRAPRSFVVLGAKVKREIFKDTNPLGQLIRIAGERYRVIGVMETKGQMLGFDLDDAVYIPTQRAMSMFNLESLVEIDLLYKAGLQSSTIAEKAKKVLINRHGTEDFTITTQEQMLEVLGSVLDILTLAVGGLGAISLLVGGVGIVTIMTIAVNERTPEIGLLRAIGAERKQILLIFLGEAVVLAGLGGLAGLIMGTGIAWLLEFFIPALPTHTPWIYAVYAELLAAVIGLLAGILPARNAAGLNPIEALRAE; encoded by the coding sequence ATGCAACCGAGAGATATCCTCAAACTTTCTCTTACCTCATTGCTCGATCAGCGCCTGCGCAGCTTTCTCACTATTTTGGGCATAGCGGTGGGTATAGCCTCGGTAGTGCTGCTCACCTCCATCGGTGAAGGCATACATCGTTTCACTCTTGCCGAATTCACCCAATTCGGCACCAACCTGATCGGTATCAACCCCGGTAAGGCAACAACTCTCGGTACTTCCGGTGCTGTTATAAACAATGTTCGGCCGCTCAGCATGGAGGATGAAGAGGCGTTGGCAAGGATACCGGGAGTGGTTGATACAGTCTCTGTCGTCCAGGGGAACGGCGCGGTGAAATTTGGTAAACGCAGCCGTCGCACCACTATTTACGGGGTAGGCCCGGCAGCGACCAGGGTCTGGCAGTTACCAGTGGCACAGGGGCGATTTTTACCAGCCGATGATAATCGGGCTCCCCGCTCTTTTGTGGTGCTTGGGGCTAAAGTAAAACGAGAGATTTTTAAAGATACGAATCCATTGGGGCAGCTGATCAGAATAGCAGGCGAACGCTATCGGGTAATCGGGGTAATGGAGACCAAAGGCCAGATGCTTGGCTTCGATCTTGATGATGCGGTGTATATCCCAACCCAGCGGGCCATGTCGATGTTCAATCTGGAAAGCCTGGTCGAGATAGATCTGCTGTATAAGGCTGGTTTGCAATCGAGTACCATCGCTGAAAAGGCCAAAAAGGTTTTGATCAACCGCCACGGTACGGAAGATTTCACGATCACCACCCAGGAGCAGATGCTTGAAGTGCTTGGCTCTGTACTCGATATTCTCACTCTTGCTGTGGGCGGCCTCGGTGCAATCTCGCTCCTGGTGGGCGGGGTAGGGATAGTCACCATTATGACCATCGCAGTAAATGAACGTACCCCGGAAATAGGTTTGTTACGTGCCATCGGTGCCGAGCGTAAACAGATCCTGTTAATCTTTCTGGGAGAGGCGGTGGTATTGGCGGGGCTGGGGGGGCTGGCTGGCTTGATAATGGGAACCGGGATAGCCTGGCTTCTTGAGTTTTTCATACCGGCACTACCCACTCATACACCTTGGATTTATGCCGTTTATGCCGAACTCCTGGCAGCGGTAATTGGCTTGTTGGCAGGAATATTGCCTGCACGCAATGCTGCAGGGTTGAATCCCATTGAGGCCTTGAGGGCTGAGTGA
- a CDS encoding efflux RND transporter periplasmic adaptor subunit: protein MRTRIKWLILLVLLTLVAGGIWYKTRPKPIEILVAPVERGLVAKTVANTRAGTVKACRRAKLSPSIGGQIALLPIREGDQVKAGELLLEIWNEDLKAQLALAGREVEVAQANANATCFSAGEARRQANREEQLFSRKVGSEEEADRAVTLAKSLEAQCNAAKATVLRSKASVEVARVNLSRTRLIAPFGGVVAQIEGELNEYVTPSPVGVQTPPAVDLIENDCYFVSAPIDEVDAAGVRVGMEVRIGLDAFRGRSFAGKVRRISPYVLDLEKQARTVEIEAAFLKESDFDDLLAGYSADVEIILAISDNTLKIPTEAVIETNGDRKVFVYQPAGDIVNERVVTTGLANWAQTEVTSGLGEDEFIVVNIDKPGLQDGVSVTVVKK from the coding sequence ATGCGCACCAGAATAAAATGGCTGATACTTCTTGTTTTGCTTACGCTTGTGGCTGGTGGAATCTGGTACAAGACACGGCCCAAGCCTATTGAGATACTGGTCGCGCCGGTTGAGCGCGGATTGGTCGCAAAGACTGTGGCTAACACAAGGGCCGGTACGGTCAAGGCGTGCCGCAGGGCGAAACTATCGCCTTCCATTGGGGGGCAGATCGCTTTGCTACCCATCAGGGAAGGAGATCAGGTCAAGGCCGGTGAACTCCTGCTGGAGATTTGGAATGAAGATCTCAAGGCACAACTGGCCCTCGCCGGCCGCGAGGTGGAGGTTGCTCAGGCCAATGCCAATGCTACCTGTTTCTCAGCAGGCGAAGCGAGAAGACAGGCCAACAGGGAAGAGCAGCTCTTCAGCAGAAAGGTTGGTTCTGAAGAAGAAGCCGACCGGGCGGTAACACTCGCCAAATCACTTGAGGCCCAGTGTAACGCAGCCAAAGCAACTGTGCTTCGCAGCAAGGCCAGTGTTGAAGTCGCCAGGGTCAACCTTTCCCGTACCCGCCTCATAGCCCCATTTGGCGGGGTTGTTGCCCAGATCGAGGGTGAGCTGAATGAATACGTCACGCCATCTCCGGTGGGGGTGCAGACGCCACCGGCCGTGGACCTGATAGAAAACGACTGTTATTTTGTTTCGGCTCCTATTGATGAGGTTGATGCGGCTGGCGTGCGGGTTGGTATGGAGGTGCGTATCGGCCTGGATGCTTTTCGGGGCAGGAGTTTTGCCGGTAAAGTGCGGCGCATATCTCCTTATGTGCTTGACCTGGAAAAACAGGCGAGAACCGTGGAGATAGAAGCAGCTTTTCTGAAGGAAAGTGATTTTGACGATTTGCTGGCCGGTTATAGTGCCGATGTGGAGATTATTCTTGCCATCAGTGACAATACCCTGAAAATCCCCACCGAGGCCGTGATTGAGACCAATGGCGACAGGAAAGTTTTTGTATACCAGCCTGCCGGGGACATTGTGAATGAGAGGGTGGTCACCACAGGGCTTGCCAACTGGGCCCAGACAGAAGTGACTTCCGGCCTTGGCGAGGATGAGTTCATCGTCGTCAATATAGACAAACCAGGGTTGCAGGATGGTGTGTCGGTTACGGTGGTGAAAAAGTGA
- the extKL gene encoding multiheme c-type cytochrome (seleno)protein ExtKL, translating into MGTAHKLTSLTIFILLLLIGAGAQASPKEADTIDELLEMFDESSCMECHEEVHAQWSDSWHAKSVVSSLGGIHNFIEIGLKKEWETPLTKGQLLKCLDCHAPVINFASEKLAIEIGEMIVTAFKEKDSAASKAAKEQLARLNVGCLACHNIKATEVARGYNGPAEQGMIYGPRGDETDGAHETLKSDDLVQSAFCMQCHGIYKASDGETINCNTLSGSYQNSYIANGGSKTCQDCHLEKGHLFPGGHDIDTVRQGIGLEVEITPYQHLPGKLEGVKDEKLWVPSAVVTVFIDNKTGHRVPDGULWSGQVVLEVTARNPQAQSSDQEILFTASKTYFEIGRDMQSRMRYGAWQIKDIIDLTLQPMQKAREQFLMNFDTDVEQVEITTTVTYFISGKSSEIVHEHKELIKFELY; encoded by the coding sequence ATGGGAACCGCACACAAACTGACGAGTCTGACTATATTTATCCTCCTGCTCCTAATTGGAGCAGGAGCTCAGGCCAGCCCCAAAGAGGCAGATACAATTGACGAGTTGCTGGAAATGTTTGATGAAAGTAGCTGCATGGAATGTCACGAGGAAGTCCATGCCCAATGGAGTGATTCGTGGCATGCCAAATCTGTTGTTTCCTCACTGGGGGGAATCCACAATTTTATTGAGATCGGCCTCAAGAAAGAGTGGGAGACCCCACTCACCAAAGGACAGTTACTCAAATGTCTGGACTGCCACGCCCCAGTCATCAACTTTGCCAGCGAGAAGCTGGCAATTGAGATAGGTGAGATGATTGTCACCGCCTTCAAGGAAAAAGACAGCGCCGCCAGCAAAGCCGCCAAAGAGCAACTCGCCCGACTCAATGTCGGTTGCCTGGCCTGCCATAATATCAAAGCAACTGAAGTGGCACGCGGGTATAACGGCCCGGCAGAGCAAGGCATGATCTATGGTCCGAGAGGCGATGAAACCGACGGTGCACACGAGACCTTAAAATCTGACGATCTGGTGCAATCAGCATTCTGTATGCAGTGCCATGGGATCTATAAAGCATCAGATGGGGAAACAATTAACTGCAATACACTCTCTGGAAGTTACCAGAACAGTTATATCGCCAACGGCGGCAGTAAAACCTGTCAGGACTGCCACCTGGAGAAAGGCCATCTTTTTCCGGGAGGCCACGATATTGACACAGTTCGCCAGGGCATTGGTCTGGAGGTTGAGATAACCCCATATCAGCATCTCCCTGGCAAACTTGAAGGTGTTAAAGACGAAAAGCTCTGGGTCCCGTCAGCCGTGGTCACTGTTTTTATAGACAACAAAACAGGACACAGAGTTCCGGACGGCTGACTCTGGTCCGGCCAAGTGGTCCTGGAAGTGACCGCACGTAACCCACAAGCTCAATCTTCAGACCAGGAAATACTCTTCACCGCCAGCAAAACCTATTTTGAAATTGGTCGCGATATGCAAAGTCGTATGCGTTACGGGGCGTGGCAGATAAAAGATATAATCGATCTGACCTTACAGCCTATGCAAAAAGCCAGAGAGCAATTTCTTATGAACTTTGACACTGATGTGGAACAGGTCGAAATTACCACCACCGTTACCTATTTCATCAGCGGCAAGAGCAGCGAAATAGTTCATGAGCACAAAGAACTCATCAAATTCGAACTATACTGA
- a CDS encoding ABC transporter ATP-binding protein encodes MIQLENISKVFTVGDEKVHALRNVDLTIETGEYVAIMGPSGSGKSTMLNMIGLLDRPDSGVYSLEGQDMTALDDSRQAELRRHKIGFIFQFFHLVPRMTAAENIELPMMLAGLDTRERKKRMERSVEAFGLADRAGHRPDQLSGGQRQRVAIARATIMQPHILLADEPTGNLDRVSGGEVINILEELNSQNITLLMVTHDPELGRRARRQIHMVDGQIETDNSSPTG; translated from the coding sequence ATGATTCAGCTTGAAAACATCAGCAAGGTGTTCACCGTGGGGGATGAAAAGGTGCACGCTCTGCGTAATGTGGACCTGACCATCGAAACTGGCGAGTATGTGGCGATAATGGGGCCGTCCGGTTCTGGTAAATCAACCATGCTCAATATGATCGGCCTGCTGGACCGGCCCGACAGTGGTGTATACAGCCTGGAAGGCCAGGATATGACGGCCCTGGATGACAGCCGGCAGGCGGAATTGCGACGGCATAAGATCGGTTTTATTTTCCAGTTTTTCCATCTGGTGCCGAGGATGACGGCAGCTGAAAATATCGAGTTGCCCATGATGCTGGCCGGCCTGGATACACGGGAGCGAAAGAAGCGTATGGAGAGATCGGTGGAAGCTTTCGGGCTTGCCGATAGAGCCGGCCATAGGCCGGATCAGCTCTCCGGTGGCCAGCGACAGCGAGTGGCCATTGCCCGTGCCACTATCATGCAGCCGCATATCCTGCTGGCGGATGAGCCCACCGGTAATCTCGATCGAGTCTCCGGAGGGGAGGTGATCAATATCCTCGAAGAGCTGAACAGTCAGAATATCACACTCCTGATGGTCACCCATGATCCGGAACTGGGCCGACGGGCCAGAAGGCAAATTCATATGGTGGATGGTCAGATAGAGACCGACAACTCTTCTCCCACGGGTTAA
- the gltS gene encoding sodium/glutamate symporter has translation MPTYEIAGRQILILAILVLYVGTFLTKHFPFLRRNNIPESVTGGIICSVIITILALYEVVELDFNLDLRNLLLLIFFSTIGLNAKLKFLLRGGLALLILTISCGIFLVFQNGIGVVVAKSLGYNPVFGLFGGSIALAGGHGTAVAWGDIMASTGVRGVSEFGIACATFGLILGGLFGGPLAGLLILRHNLQPSQADLEEAAAIQTDETGKPHHRVTIDDIIFTIFCLALCLGVGDAVNRYLFEYNIRLPGFLTAMMVGVLLTNLADTTKIDLNHEGIDLIGGVCLQLFLAMSLMSMDLLSLADSFILLFTTMIFQAMFAMLFGFFIVFRMMGSDYDAAMIVGGFFGMGLGATPVAIANMDAVAKKHGPSVRALLIVPLVGAFFIDIVNAFTIQAFLRLPVFF, from the coding sequence ATGCCAACCTACGAGATTGCTGGTCGACAAATCCTGATTCTTGCGATTCTGGTGCTCTATGTTGGCACATTTCTCACCAAACACTTCCCATTTCTTCGTCGAAACAACATCCCCGAATCTGTCACTGGCGGCATTATCTGCAGTGTCATTATCACCATCTTAGCCCTTTATGAAGTGGTAGAGCTTGATTTCAATCTCGATCTGCGAAACCTGCTGCTGCTCATCTTCTTTTCTACCATCGGCCTCAACGCCAAACTGAAATTCCTGCTGCGGGGCGGTCTCGCTTTACTGATCCTTACCATCTCCTGCGGCATATTCCTTGTTTTCCAGAATGGAATCGGGGTGGTGGTGGCAAAAAGCCTGGGATATAATCCGGTGTTCGGCCTTTTCGGGGGCTCAATAGCTCTTGCCGGTGGCCACGGGACAGCTGTAGCCTGGGGCGACATCATGGCGAGCACCGGTGTACGGGGAGTCTCCGAATTCGGCATCGCCTGCGCCACCTTTGGGTTGATTCTAGGAGGACTGTTCGGCGGCCCACTTGCCGGTCTGCTCATCCTGAGACATAACCTTCAACCGAGCCAGGCCGATCTTGAAGAGGCTGCTGCCATTCAAACCGACGAAACCGGCAAACCGCACCACAGGGTAACCATCGACGACATTATCTTCACCATTTTCTGCCTGGCCCTCTGCCTGGGTGTCGGTGATGCCGTAAACCGCTATCTCTTCGAATACAATATCCGCCTGCCGGGTTTTCTCACTGCGATGATGGTGGGAGTGCTCCTGACCAACCTCGCCGATACCACTAAAATCGACCTGAACCATGAGGGAATCGACCTCATCGGCGGAGTATGCCTACAACTCTTTCTTGCCATGAGCCTGATGAGTATGGATCTGCTTTCTCTGGCGGATTCATTCATCCTCCTCTTCACCACTATGATTTTTCAGGCGATGTTCGCCATGTTATTTGGCTTTTTCATTGTCTTCAGGATGATGGGCAGCGATTACGATGCGGCAATGATTGTCGGTGGTTTTTTTGGCATGGGCCTCGGGGCAACTCCTGTTGCCATAGCGAACATGGATGCAGTCGCAAAAAAACACGGGCCGTCGGTGCGGGCTTTACTCATAGTTCCACTCGTCGGAGCGTTTTTCATCGATATTGTCAACGCTTTCACTATTCAGGCCTTTCTGCGACTACCCGTTTTCTTTTAG
- a CDS encoding ABC transporter permease encodes MHLYDIIRFAFRAASGYPTRTLLMLLAMAIGVSSVVVLSTLGDGAKQYVLDQFSSLGTNLVIVLPGRSETVGGPPPLLGVTPRDLTVDDAMALTRSANIRYVAPVVFGSAPVSYSGLQRDTPILGSTSQLFFIRQLEMGRGRFLPEAEANRAAPVCVLGDSTKKELFGNKPAVGERIRIGDNRFRVIGVLAEQGESLGIDLGNVVMIPVASAQALFDTTSLFRIMVEANDREAIGRARDTIVRIMKERHDGEDDVTVITQDAVLATFDRIFTALTLTVTGIGAISIAVAGILIMNVMLIAVSQRRSEVGLLKAIGAPNSEIVILFLAEAAILSFIGAVAGLIVAAGAVWLIEYILPQFPLSIPPWSIAVAVAVAFTTGLIFGVLPALRAAHLDPVLALSRR; translated from the coding sequence GTGCACCTCTACGATATCATACGTTTTGCATTCCGGGCTGCTTCCGGGTATCCGACCAGAACCCTGCTTATGCTGCTGGCCATGGCTATTGGCGTCAGTTCGGTGGTAGTGCTCTCAACCCTGGGAGACGGGGCAAAGCAGTATGTGCTCGACCAGTTTTCTTCTCTGGGGACAAACCTGGTCATCGTACTGCCCGGCCGCTCCGAGACCGTTGGCGGGCCGCCTCCGCTGCTTGGGGTCACGCCACGCGATCTCACGGTGGATGATGCCATGGCGCTGACCCGTTCTGCCAATATCCGTTATGTGGCGCCGGTGGTTTTCGGTTCCGCGCCTGTCTCCTACAGCGGGCTTCAGCGTGATACCCCCATACTCGGCTCTACCTCTCAGCTCTTTTTTATCCGCCAGCTCGAGATGGGCCGTGGCCGTTTTTTGCCGGAGGCTGAGGCTAATCGTGCAGCACCTGTCTGTGTTCTCGGTGACAGCACCAAAAAAGAATTGTTCGGCAACAAACCTGCAGTGGGTGAACGTATTCGCATTGGTGATAATCGTTTCAGGGTTATCGGGGTATTGGCAGAACAGGGGGAATCGTTAGGTATTGATCTTGGCAATGTGGTGATGATCCCGGTTGCCTCGGCCCAGGCTCTCTTTGATACCACCTCTCTGTTTCGCATTATGGTGGAGGCAAATGACCGGGAAGCGATCGGCCGGGCCAGGGACACCATTGTCAGAATCATGAAAGAGCGTCACGATGGGGAGGATGATGTCACGGTCATCACCCAGGATGCGGTGCTGGCGACTTTTGATCGAATTTTTACGGCTCTTACCCTGACCGTCACCGGCATCGGGGCTATCTCAATTGCGGTGGCTGGTATTTTGATTATGAATGTGATGCTTATTGCCGTCAGCCAGCGGCGCTCCGAAGTTGGGCTCTTGAAAGCAATTGGCGCTCCGAACAGTGAGATCGTCATCCTCTTTCTGGCTGAGGCGGCAATACTCTCGTTTATCGGCGCTGTGGCCGGTTTGATTGTGGCCGCCGGTGCTGTCTGGCTGATTGAGTACATTCTGCCCCAGTTTCCTCTCTCCATCCCACCATGGTCTATCGCTGTAGCGGTTGCTGTGGCCTTTACCACCGGCCTTATATTCGGCGTGCTGCCGGCGTTGCGGGCGGCGCATCTCGACCCGGTGCTGGCGCTCTCAAGGAGGTGA
- a CDS encoding M20 family metallopeptidase — translation MKTLPENQIHLELIELTKKLIRIPSTSSRRDDIHQCADFISQWLKANNIDFDRHSINDVPSISVLPQPGNAPLLVMSHFDVVEVKNTELFEPWIENGCLFGRGSIDDKYAVALSLILFREHLNVIKSGGGNQQDMQFGLLLSGDEETGGANGVGALIDSISTDFCIAIDGGGPELIVDKEKGILQLKITATGKASHGARPWLGENAFDNLVQDYRELQTIFFEQAKDEPSDHWYKTMVLSNLTVGNGSINVVPDRAEALLDIRYTEHDDPDAILASIERSIKSKVEILAKEPVFATGPSSNIDLLVRNFDNAIVGFEHGASDARYLSQRGIPGVIVGAEGNTSQHTENEHIVLSSLYQLYDRLDTFFHEFDKEVK, via the coding sequence GTGAAAACCCTGCCGGAAAACCAGATCCATCTTGAATTGATTGAACTTACCAAAAAGCTTATCAGGATTCCTTCCACCTCCTCACGAAGAGATGACATTCATCAGTGTGCAGATTTCATCTCCCAGTGGTTGAAGGCCAACAATATCGACTTTGATCGACACAGCATCAATGATGTGCCTTCCATATCTGTTTTGCCTCAACCAGGGAATGCGCCGCTGTTGGTGATGAGCCACTTTGATGTTGTGGAGGTGAAAAACACAGAACTGTTTGAACCATGGATAGAAAATGGCTGCCTTTTTGGCAGGGGCTCAATTGATGACAAATATGCCGTAGCCCTCTCCCTGATACTCTTCAGAGAACATTTGAATGTGATCAAAAGCGGGGGCGGCAACCAACAGGATATGCAATTTGGTCTTTTGCTCTCTGGTGATGAGGAAACCGGCGGCGCCAATGGCGTTGGCGCACTCATAGACAGTATCAGCACAGATTTCTGCATTGCTATCGACGGCGGTGGCCCGGAACTTATCGTCGACAAAGAAAAGGGTATACTCCAGCTCAAAATAACCGCAACGGGTAAAGCCTCACACGGAGCACGGCCATGGCTTGGAGAGAACGCCTTTGACAATCTGGTACAGGATTACAGGGAATTACAAACTATCTTTTTCGAACAGGCCAAGGACGAGCCCAGCGATCACTGGTATAAAACCATGGTGTTGTCCAATCTCACTGTGGGTAACGGCTCCATCAATGTGGTGCCGGACCGGGCCGAAGCGCTTCTCGACATACGTTACACAGAACATGATGACCCGGATGCCATTCTTGCCAGCATAGAAAGATCTATCAAATCCAAGGTTGAAATACTCGCCAAAGAACCAGTGTTTGCCACAGGTCCTTCTTCCAATATAGATCTCCTGGTACGCAACTTCGACAACGCCATTGTCGGCTTCGAACATGGTGCCTCAGATGCGCGCTATCTATCACAACGCGGCATCCCCGGCGTGATAGTGGGCGCGGAAGGGAATACCTCACAGCACACGGAAAATGAACACATCGTCCTGTCGAGTCTCTACCAACTCTATGACCGCCTTGATACTTTCTTTCATGAATTTGATAAAGAAGTAAAGTAA